The Echinimonas agarilytica genomic sequence TAATTCTTTGGCATCGAGGATTGCACTGAGTTCTTCGGTGTGAATAGCGTCGTGATATTTGGCGGTAAATGTGCCGTTTTCAAAGTCGGCGCGAGAGGGCAGATACCCGTCATAATCATCTTTGATGTGGGTTTCAACCACGTGTTTAATTTGGCTGCGGGAATATTTGCCGTCGAACTCTTGATAAGCCTCTTCTAGTGCTTCTTTACAGTGGCGAAAGCGGCGATGGTCATAGGGATCGTAATTCATTATTTTGCCTTGACGCAGATAATGATCAAAGCCATCGTGGTCGAAAAAACCGTCAATCCATTTATGGATATCTTCAGCTCGGATGCCAAACAGTTGTTCTGTATGCTCCGCATGTTCGGAAATTTTCATATCTATCCACTACGAACTCAGGTCATCGCCTTTGGGTTGTTAGTATAATCAGAGTGACAAGGTAAATGTGCGCTGCTTAGCATCTCAGCGTTACCTCTATAAAATACAGAATTCAATTGCCCGCAAAATAACCTAAATCAAAGTACTTTCTGTTAGCACTCGTACACTGTGACAAATTTTTAACATTACAGTTTGCATAGGGTTCATATTGCACCCTTTATCCCCAGCGGGTAAACCAAGCAGCCATGAGTTCCCCCTTTACAGAGAAGCGACTCGCTCTTAAAGGTGTTCTGTAGCGTCTGGGATGTCGTCTAGTGCCGGTTGAAGATTGGCATACAGAGCGTAAGTGGAATCTTAGTGCATTGCTTGACCGCCCCGCAAAAAGCAGAGGAAGAAAGTAGATGTCAAAAGATAAGCAGAAGTTTTATCGGGATATGCGCCGCAAAGCGCAGGATTTCGAAAGCCGTGAGGAGTTTTTGAATCACGATCTTAAGATCATGAGTTTTCGCCGGTGGGGTATTCACTTACCATTCCGCGATTACAGTATTGAGATTGAGGATTGGGTGCCTGCGCTGGCAGCGACCATTGGTAAAGTTGTTATGGTTGCGGCTATGGTTGCGGCATTTGCTGCTGAGTTTGGTTTGTCGCCGGAGTTTGTGGCTGAAAACGTGCGTTATGAATTGCTGATTGCAGGTGCTCTATTCGTTATTTTGTTCTCTGCGATCCTGAACCCGAATGCTAACTTGGCGGGTACCCATGGTCCGATGATCCCACTTATTCCGCTCATCGCTGCGGCCGGAGGGCATCCACTGGCACTGGGTATTATGGTGTGCGTGTTTGGTTTGATACTGGCATACACCAAAGGGGGCTCGAAATTAATGACTCTCACTGGGGTCGGTGTTCGAGGGGGGCTGTTGATCTACCTCGGTGCATTTGGCCTCATGGGGCAGATCAACAAGACCGAGGCGTGGGCATCGTCAACTGATCAGGGTTATATCGGTTTCGCGGTGATTGGCGTCACCGTACTTGTGTACGCCTACTTGGCGAAAATTGGTAAGCGCTGGTTGGCGATCCCGTTGTGTTCAGCGCTAGCAGGTATTGTTGCCTTTGGCCTTGGCGCGGACTTTGCGTTCTCTTCTGAGCCGGGGTTACCACACTTTAGTCCACTCTACTGGTGGGGCGAAGATACCGGTTGGCAGCTGGGCTGGCCTTCATTGAACCATTTTATTGCGGTCATGCCCTTTGCTCTGCTGGCTGTGGCCATGTGGTCGCCAGACTATTTGGGCCACCGAGTGTTCCAGGAGCTTAACTATCCAAAAGAAGCAAAAGGCGTACTGATGGATGTAGATGACACCATGGTAGGCGCTTCTATTCGTCAGGGTGTCGGATCTTTCCTTGGAGGCGGTAATCTGGCGTCATCATGGGGGACTTATATGATCCCCGCGGCTATCGCCAAGCGTCCTATTCCAGGCGGAGCGCTGCTTACCGGTATTCTGTGTATTTTGGCTGCGGTGCTCGGTTACCCAATGGATCTGGCGATGTGGGAGCCAGTATTGCGTGTGGCGCTGATAGTGGGTGTTTTTCTGCCATTGCTAGAGGCTGGTATGCAGATGATCCACAAACACAAAGACTCTTTGAGTGCAGGTATCTGCATCTTCGCCTGTGCTTTCGTTAATCCTGTATTCGGTTGGGCAACCACGATGCTGCTGGATAACATGGGCCTGATTGGTGATCATGAACGAGCGAAAGAGCTGTCAGCAAAAGATAAGTACCTGATCCCTGGTTTGGCCTTTGTAGTTTGTATTGGCTCACTGGCGATTGTTGGTCAGCTGCCAGGTATTCCTGCGTTGATTGGCAACTAACGTTAAGTTCTGTGAATCCGTTATAAACGTGGGCAGCCGAATGGCTGCCCTTTGCTTTTAATCCGCGGGAGTCTCCACCTGTTGCTCAAGGCTTGACGTTTATCAATGCCAAATGGTATCGCCGATCTGAAGTGATACCTAAAAAGTAGGTAAAGTAAGTTAGAGTTTAATCGCACTTGGCCGAACGCTAATAGACTGTGAATATTGGCCCAATCTAGATTGCTCGGAGCGCTAATTTGTGAAGTGCATCCATGGTGTGTTTTCTATCTTGTTTGGACTGGATGGTTAAGTCGCCGAAAAATGTCAGCTACATCACAGAAAGTATCAATTCGCTAATCCTTAATGGTTCCTCTTCTACTTCAATTTTTATCTGGAACTCAGGTTAAATTAGCTTTGTTAGCGGTATTGCAAAGTGTGGAATTGCTGCGTTGGTGGTAAGTGATGAACGCCAGATCCTGGATAGAAGCGAGCGCAATGTGAGTGAAAAGTGGCAGCCATTTATTGGCTACCTTAATAGTCAAACGACTTGGTTTACATTGATTGCAATGGCGATCGTTGTGGTGAGCTTCGTCATCAGCCTATATCGGATATATCGGCTGAAAACGAATGGTGTATTGGAATGATATTGATGATGCTTTGGAGCAGGAAGGTACCAGCTCCGAAAGCTGACTAGCGATCGATCTTAGTGATCTTTGAACCTTCGAGGTTAAGGTTGTACATCAAGCCTTTGTTGGAATAGATAAAGCCAATAATAGGCTGCTGAAGTGTTTGCGAGTCCAGTGTGCCGCCTGCGCCTAGAGTTGCGATGGCTACGCTACCATCAACACCTGTGCGCCAGCCTTCACTGTTTTTAAAGTCATTCAGCGCATCTTGTGTCATAAATAGGATGACTTGAGATTTAACTTGAGCACCCAGCTGAAAGCCAATTGAAGCTGCTGCTGTTGCGTAGTATTGGGTGGGTGTTCCATTCACCATGAGTACGCCCTCTCCATACTCACCGCCTAGGCCGATCCCTGCTTTGATGACACTGGGGAACACCAGAATTCCTTTGGCTTTTGCCGCGAGTTCTTTGGCCGCTTTATCTTGAGCATAGAGGCTTTCAAGAGCAGCTTGGGAACTAATATTAATTTCTTCTCGTGATGCAGCTTGGACCGCTGAGCTCAGGCTAAAAACGAGTGTAACGAACAGCCATACTCTCTTGGTGATAGAGATATTCATAATCATTCCTTTGTGAGGTTTTGGCTCGGGTACAGGCAGCCTAATACTCGATAGCCTCGTGCTCCGGTAACTTTTGGCACATTGGCTGGAATACGCTTTACGTAGCAATGCGCCAGCCAAGCAAAACAGGCCGCTTCTACCCAGTCAGGATGAAGCCCTATTTGTTCAGTCGTTGCAACAGGATGCGTTGGCATGGATTCTTGTAATTGTTCCATTAGCAATCCGTTATGTGCTCCACCGCCACAGACGTAAATGTGAGTCTTGGCGCGCGCTAACGGTCGAATTGCATCAGCAATACTATGCACTGTCAGTGCGTGTAAGGTTGCTTGTACATCTGATGATTTGTGCTGTTGCAAGTCCGACAAATATTGATTCAGCCAAGTCATATTAAAATACTCGCGCCCCGTACTTTTAGGTGCAGGGCGGTGAAAGTACTCGTCGGTCATCAGGTTGGCTAAAAGCTCATGATCCACATGACCAGAACGTCCCCAGTCGCCATTGGCATCATAGGGTTGACCGGTGTGTACTTGGCACCATTGGTCAATGAGGGTATTGCCAGGGCCAGTATCAAACCCAAAAATGGCATCGCTGTGAGCTGGCAAGTACGTTAGGTTGCCTATGCCCCCGAGGTTCAATACAACCGTTGGCTCTTGTTGCTCACCCATGAGCCAGGCATGAAAAGCCGGCACTAATGGAGCTCCTTGACCGCCTGCAGCCATATCCATACTACGAAAGTCGGCCACGGTATCAATTCCGGTCAGTTCGGCAATAATAGCGGCATCACCAAGCTGCAAGGTAAAGCGATGGTCGATGTCTGGCCGATGGCGAACGGTTTGACCATGACTTCCAATCGCGATGATGTCAGATGCACTAATTTGTGCTTTTTGCAGTAACAAATTCACCGCAGAAGCACTAAATTCGCCCAGCCATTGATGAGCACGGCCATAGCTGTCTAAATCGTCGTGACCGGGATTACAAAGACGCTGGCACAATGTAACGAGCGTATCAGGAAGCGGAAAGGTTTCTGCTGCGATGAGTGTCAGTTGGTGGTCTTCAAACTGCACCAGCGCAGCGTCTAAGCCGTCCATGCTGGTGCCAGTCATGAGTCCTATATAGTATTTACTCATCGTTTCCGGCCATAGCCAGAAGAATCTTTTGATTGCTATCAAGCTGGTGTGCGATCAGCTCTGATTGCTTAAGAAAGTTGGCTCTATCTGCTTTCGCAATAGGCATCGACTGTGGCAGTTTTACAGTTCTTGGATTCCGGTGAACACCGTCAACCAAGAATTCGTAGTGTAAGTGAGCGCCAGTGACGCGGCCCGTAGCACCCACGGTCCCAATCGTCATGCCTTGCTTCACACGTTGTCCAGTTTTGACGTGACGTTTGTGCAAGTGCAAGTACTTGGTGACATATCGCTCACCGTGTTTAATGAAGACGTAGTTGCCGTTCAAAGAGCTGTAGCCCGACTTGATGACTTTACCATCACCGGCCGATGATACTGGTGTTCCGGTACGAGCTGCATAATCGATACCTCGGTGAGGGCGAACTTTGCCTGTTACTGGGTGTAATCGACGCGGATTAAAACTAGAACTGATGTATTTAAAGTTAACCGGGGCACGCAAGAAAGCTTTGCGCATGGCATGACCATCAGGAGAGAAGTAATTGCCGTCCACATTGCGAATAGCACGGTGGCGTTCGCCTTGGTTGATGAATTCAGCGCCAATGATGTCACCGTAGCCTGCGAACTCACCATTGAGGTAACGAGTTTCATAAATCACGCTGAAACTATCGCCCTTGCGAATATCTAATGCAAAATCGATATCCCAACCAAACACATTGGCCAGTGACATAATTAAATTCGGTGTTAAACCAGACTCAATGCCCGCATTCCAGAAATTGGAGCGAATGGTGGCGCCGGCGTAGTCTGTTCGGGTTTCAAATTGTTTGACGTCAGTTTTAGCAGAAAACGAATCATCGCCTGCAGCTTGAACCAACAATGTTTCCGTTTCATTGATCGGGTAAGCAAGTTCGAGCAATTCGCCATTAGCGCCTTTGGCAAAGCTAATGCGATCACCGGGATGGATTTTTTTCAGCGCTTTCACAGGTTGTCCCAGCGCCATGATGTGATGCAAGGTTCTAGCTGAGAATCCAGCGCGTTGAAATAACTTCGCGAGGCTATCACCTGACTTGACACGCTCAACGTGCCAATCCAGCCGATTTTCTTCTACGGCGATCGCATTCTGACTTTCCGAGCTATCAATAGCCATTGGAATGGGGTAGCGTTTGTTGAGTTCAAGTTGCCATAGAGACTCAGCGTTACGCGTTGCTTTGGCCTGTTCTGTTGGCCAGATCATCCCAGTCAGAATGAATGCCGAGCATACCAATATTAACCAGCGATGGCTGGAAGGTATGCGGAGTATCATCCGCTTCATCACGTTTTCTCATTTATTATCGTTTATATGGAACCATGTAGTTTCATGATTCCGCGCACGGCACTTCGCCTTAAACAGCTAATAGATACTTATATTAGGTGTTTTTTTCAAGTACAATCCGCCAACTTTGTCGATTTTGTCTAAAAAGGGGCGATTAATGACCAACATCGAGACCGCACTTGCTGAAATTAAAAGGGGTGCAGAGGAAATCCTGGTTGAATCTGAACTGGTTGAAAAACTCAAATTAGGTCGGCCGTTGATCGTTAAACTTGGAGCGGATCCTACAGCGCCAGATATCCATTTAGGTCACACCGTTATTCTCAACAAGATGCGCCAGTTCCAGCAACTAGGCCATGATGTTGTTTTTTTAATCGGTGATTTTACCGGAATGGTGGGCGACCCAACGGGTAAAAACTCCACACGTCCTCCACTGACAAAAGAGCAGGTTTTGGCGAATGCCGAGACTTATAAGCAGCAAGTGTTCAAAATCTTAGATCCAGCTAAAACTCGAGTGGTATTTAACTCTGAGTGGTTGGCTGATTTAGGTGCTGAAGGCATGATTCGTTTGGCCGCAAAACAAACGGTTGCCCGCATGCTTGAACGTGATGATTTTAAAAAGCGTTACACGGGTGGTCAACCGATTGCCATTCATGAATTCATGTACCCGTTATTGCAGGGTTACGATTCAGTGGCGCTGGAAGCTGATATTGAGTTAGGTGGCACAGACCAAAAATTCAATTTGTTGATGGGCCGCGAACTGCAAAAAGATGCAGGTCAAAAACCTCAAGTGGTGATCACAATGCCATTGCTTGAAGGGCTGGACGGTGTGAAGAAAATGTCCAAGTCTGCTCATAACTACATTGGAGTGTCTGAGCCTGCCGACGAAATGTTTGGCAAGATCATGTCAATTTCTGACGATCTAATGTGGCGCTACTATCAGTTGTTGAGTTTCCGACCCTTGGCTGATATTGGGCAGTTGAAAGCCGATATCGAAGCGGGTAAAAACCCGCGTGATGTGAAAATAGCATTGGCGAAAGAAATTATTGCGCGCTTTCATGACGAAGACGCAGCCAACGCTGCAGAGCAAGCCTTTATCGCACGCTTCCAAAAAGGTGCTATTCCAGACGATATCGCTGAAGTCACCGTTGCAGCGACAGATGGTGGCATTGCGATTGCCAATTTGCTGAAAGAAGCGGGTTTAGTTGCATCGACTTCAGAAGCTATGAGAATGGTTAAGCAAGGTGCAGTGAAGCAAGATGGCGAGAAGGTAGAAGATACCCGTGCCGTGATTAATGCCGGCACCGAAGCCGTGTTCCAAGTTGGTAAGCGTAAATTTGCCAAAGTTACGGTTGCATCGTTCGCGTAAGCGATACGCGTATCATGTTCAAAAGCCCGGTGTCATACTGGGCTTTTTTGCGTCTGACGTTGCAATTCTCAATCGCAATAGCTAACGTCGAAATCGGGATGGTCTTTGCAGCGCCATGCCACTTTTACGTCTGAAAATTGCACCGATGGATGCCGTTTCTTCTGATCAAATTCAATATGATAAATCATCGCGTCGACGTCATTGGGCTGTGGCATTTCCGCCATCACAGTGACCCATTCCGGCAAATCACTATCAAGCAATGTTAAGTTTTCTTTGGGTTGACCAATAAAGTGAATAACCGCTTGTTTCGGGTCGCTGGCCCACGTTTGCGCGCCTTGTTCTGCTTCTTGTAATTGAGAATTAAACGAATGCACAGGTGCTTGGGCATAGCGAATGACCATGACCTTCTTGGCAAAACAGTGAGCGCTCATCAGCGCTGCGAATATGCCTGCAATTAAAACCAATTTTTTCATCAGTACAACTCTTTCCCATCGATGTTAAATCAGACAGCCAAGGTGTATTAAAGTTGCGAGGCGGTGCTATAAATTTATCGCGAAGAGAGGTTGGGTAGTGCTAATTGCCATCGGATTGCAGTGAGTCGGATGGTGAGGATGACGACCATTGCAATGAGCATTGCGTAGCGCTGATCCAGTGAATAATAGCTGAGTGCCGAATAGGTTAGGGCACCCATTAGTGATGCGGTGGCATAGATTTCACGTCGTAAAATGAGTGGTATTTGGCCGCTCAAAATATCTCGAATCATTCCGCCGGCAACTCCTGTCATGACTCCCATTACAATGGCAACCAATGAGCTGACTTCGGCCTGCATCGCCCGCTCCATTCCCATAATGGTAAAGAGCGCTAAGCCAAAAGCATCGGCAAGAGTGAGTACTCGATACTGCCATGCGCGAGCGAGCGGCCAGAGCATGGTTAACAACGCACTGACAAGAATGACATAGAGGTAGGTATTGTTACTGATCCAAAATACGTCAAAGCCCAGCAGTACATCTCGCAGAGTTCCGCCGCCAATTGCGGTAACGGCTGCCAGAATCAATACACCAAATGGATCCATTTGTTTTTGACGAGCAGCCATTGCGCCCGAGATTGCAAACACGGCAACGCCGA encodes the following:
- a CDS encoding DUF3360 family protein; the encoded protein is MSKDKQKFYRDMRRKAQDFESREEFLNHDLKIMSFRRWGIHLPFRDYSIEIEDWVPALAATIGKVVMVAAMVAAFAAEFGLSPEFVAENVRYELLIAGALFVILFSAILNPNANLAGTHGPMIPLIPLIAAAGGHPLALGIMVCVFGLILAYTKGGSKLMTLTGVGVRGGLLIYLGAFGLMGQINKTEAWASSTDQGYIGFAVIGVTVLVYAYLAKIGKRWLAIPLCSALAGIVAFGLGADFAFSSEPGLPHFSPLYWWGEDTGWQLGWPSLNHFIAVMPFALLAVAMWSPDYLGHRVFQELNYPKEAKGVLMDVDDTMVGASIRQGVGSFLGGGNLASSWGTYMIPAAIAKRPIPGGALLTGILCILAAVLGYPMDLAMWEPVLRVALIVGVFLPLLEAGMQMIHKHKDSLSAGICIFACAFVNPVFGWATTMLLDNMGLIGDHERAKELSAKDKYLIPGLAFVVCIGSLAIVGQLPGIPALIGN
- a CDS encoding BPSL1445 family SYLF domain-containing lipoprotein; translated protein: MNISITKRVWLFVTLVFSLSSAVQAASREEINISSQAALESLYAQDKAAKELAAKAKGILVFPSVIKAGIGLGGEYGEGVLMVNGTPTQYYATAAASIGFQLGAQVKSQVILFMTQDALNDFKNSEGWRTGVDGSVAIATLGAGGTLDSQTLQQPIIGFIYSNKGLMYNLNLEGSKITKIDR
- a CDS encoding anhydro-N-acetylmuramic acid kinase; this translates as MSKYYIGLMTGTSMDGLDAALVQFEDHQLTLIAAETFPLPDTLVTLCQRLCNPGHDDLDSYGRAHQWLGEFSASAVNLLLQKAQISASDIIAIGSHGQTVRHRPDIDHRFTLQLGDAAIIAELTGIDTVADFRSMDMAAGGQGAPLVPAFHAWLMGEQQEPTVVLNLGGIGNLTYLPAHSDAIFGFDTGPGNTLIDQWCQVHTGQPYDANGDWGRSGHVDHELLANLMTDEYFHRPAPKSTGREYFNMTWLNQYLSDLQQHKSSDVQATLHALTVHSIADAIRPLARAKTHIYVCGGGAHNGLLMEQLQESMPTHPVATTEQIGLHPDWVEAACFAWLAHCYVKRIPANVPKVTGARGYRVLGCLYPSQNLTKE
- a CDS encoding peptidoglycan DD-metalloendopeptidase family protein → MKRMILRIPSSHRWLILVCSAFILTGMIWPTEQAKATRNAESLWQLELNKRYPIPMAIDSSESQNAIAVEENRLDWHVERVKSGDSLAKLFQRAGFSARTLHHIMALGQPVKALKKIHPGDRISFAKGANGELLELAYPINETETLLVQAAGDDSFSAKTDVKQFETRTDYAGATIRSNFWNAGIESGLTPNLIMSLANVFGWDIDFALDIRKGDSFSVIYETRYLNGEFAGYGDIIGAEFINQGERHRAIRNVDGNYFSPDGHAMRKAFLRAPVNFKYISSSFNPRRLHPVTGKVRPHRGIDYAARTGTPVSSAGDGKVIKSGYSSLNGNYVFIKHGERYVTKYLHLHKRHVKTGQRVKQGMTIGTVGATGRVTGAHLHYEFLVDGVHRNPRTVKLPQSMPIAKADRANFLKQSELIAHQLDSNQKILLAMAGNDE
- the tyrS gene encoding tyrosine--tRNA ligase is translated as MTNIETALAEIKRGAEEILVESELVEKLKLGRPLIVKLGADPTAPDIHLGHTVILNKMRQFQQLGHDVVFLIGDFTGMVGDPTGKNSTRPPLTKEQVLANAETYKQQVFKILDPAKTRVVFNSEWLADLGAEGMIRLAAKQTVARMLERDDFKKRYTGGQPIAIHEFMYPLLQGYDSVALEADIELGGTDQKFNLLMGRELQKDAGQKPQVVITMPLLEGLDGVKKMSKSAHNYIGVSEPADEMFGKIMSISDDLMWRYYQLLSFRPLADIGQLKADIEAGKNPRDVKIALAKEIIARFHDEDAANAAEQAFIARFQKGAIPDDIAEVTVAATDGGIAIANLLKEAGLVASTSEAMRMVKQGAVKQDGEKVEDTRAVINAGTEAVFQVGKRKFAKVTVASFA
- a CDS encoding trimeric intracellular cation channel family protein, with translation MSDLIYSLDLFGVAVFAISGAMAARQKQMDPFGVLILAAVTAIGGGTLRDVLLGFDVFWISNNTYLYVILVSALLTMLWPLARAWQYRVLTLADAFGLALFTIMGMERAMQAEVSSLVAIVMGVMTGVAGGMIRDILSGQIPLILRREIYATASLMGALTYSALSYYSLDQRYAMLIAMVVILTIRLTAIRWQLALPNLSSR